From Pongo pygmaeus isolate AG05252 chromosome 1, NHGRI_mPonPyg2-v2.0_pri, whole genome shotgun sequence, one genomic window encodes:
- the CIMAP3 gene encoding ciliary microtubule-associated protein 3 isoform X4, protein MCFSKADAADNYPFGTCQQRKLFPHFHPPNLIGNKFVPLRGSPHRGPGCYFSDEMTPHAGMYQKVSPQQEKHKQNFAPFNVLVPRFKNYPKDTHYPSPGAYNPEKKPPPKIAWPMKFGSPDWAQVPCLQKRTLKAELSTDKDFRKHRNRVAYLSLYYN, encoded by the exons ATGTGCTTCAGCAAAGCAG ACGCTGCGGATAACTACCCTTTTGGAACATGTCAACAGAGGAAACTTTTTCCTCACTTCCATCCCCCAAATTTGATTGGGAACAAGTTTGTCCCTCTTAGGGGATCACCCCACAGAGGGCCTGGGTGTTATTTTTCAGAT GAAATGACACCTCATGCAGGCATGTACCAGAAAGTAAGTCCTCAGcaggaaaaacacaaacaaaattttGCTCCATTTAATGTCTTGGTGCCTCGATTTAAGAACTACCCAAAGGACACTCACTATCCCAG ccCTGGTGCATACAACCCAGAGAAGAAGCCACCGCCAAAAATTGCCTGGCCAATGAAATTTGGATCTCCAGACTGGGCTCAGGTTCCATGTCTACAGAAAAGAACCCTAAAAGCTGAG CTGTCCACAGACAAAGACTTTAGAAAGCATCGGAACCGTGTGGCCTACCTAAGCCTGTATTATAATTGA
- the CIMAP3 gene encoding ciliary microtubule-associated protein 3 isoform X3: MCFSKADAADNYPFGTCQQRKLFPHFHPPNLIGNKFVPLRGSPHRGPGCYFSDGYGLAYDLSKIPTSIKGYTLGARTAVRFKPIQKEMTPHAGMYQKVSPQQEKHKQNFAPFNVLVPRFKNYPKDTHYPSPGAYNPEKKPPPKIAWPMKFGSPDWAQVPCLQKRTLKAELSTDKDFRKHRNRVAYLSLYYN, encoded by the exons ATGTGCTTCAGCAAAGCAG ACGCTGCGGATAACTACCCTTTTGGAACATGTCAACAGAGGAAACTTTTTCCTCACTTCCATCCCCCAAATTTGATTGGGAACAAGTTTGTCCCTCTTAGGGGATCACCCCACAGAGGGCCTGGGTGTTATTTTTCAGAT GGATATGGCTTGGCATACGACTTATCTAAGATCCCAACCAGTATAAAAGGATATACTTTGGGAGCCAGAACAGCTGTGAGGTTTAAGCCAATACAGAAG GAAATGACACCTCATGCAGGCATGTACCAGAAAGTAAGTCCTCAGcaggaaaaacacaaacaaaattttGCTCCATTTAATGTCTTGGTGCCTCGATTTAAGAACTACCCAAAGGACACTCACTATCCCAG ccCTGGTGCATACAACCCAGAGAAGAAGCCACCGCCAAAAATTGCCTGGCCAATGAAATTTGGATCTCCAGACTGGGCTCAGGTTCCATGTCTACAGAAAAGAACCCTAAAAGCTGAG CTGTCCACAGACAAAGACTTTAGAAAGCATCGGAACCGTGTGGCCTACCTAAGCCTGTATTATAATTGA